A single Mustela lutreola isolate mMusLut2 chromosome X, mMusLut2.pri, whole genome shotgun sequence DNA region contains:
- the LOC131821309 gene encoding solute carrier family 25 member 3-like, translating into MFSSVAHLARAKPFNAPHLQLVHDGLTGHRSSPAAPPGPPQRSRNLAAAAVEEYSCEYGSMKFYALCGFGGVLSCGLTHTAVVPLDLVKCRMQVDPQKYKGIFNGFSVTLKEDGVRGLAKGWAPTFIGYSMQGLCKFGFYEVFKVLYSNMLGEENAYLWRTSLYLASSASAEFFADIALAPMEAAKVRIQTQPGYANTLRDAAPKMYKEEGLKAFYKGVAPLWMRQIPYTMMKFACFERTVEALYKFVVPKPRSECTKAEQLVVTFVAGYIAGVFCAIVSHPADSVVSVLNKEKGSSASQVLQRLGFKGVWKGLFARIIMIGTLTALQWFIYDSVKVYFRLPRPPPPEMPESLKKKLGLTQ; encoded by the coding sequence ATGTTCTCGTCTGTGGCGCATCTGGCGCGGGCGAAACCCTTCAACGCGCCCCACCTGCAGCTGGTACACGATGGCCTCACGGGCCACCGCAGCAGCCCCGCGGCGCCCCCGGGCCCGCCCCAACGTTCCCGCAATCTGGCAGCAGCCGCTGTGGAAGAGTACAGTTGCGAATATGGCTCCATGAAGTTTTATGCACTGTGTGGCTTTGGTGGGGTCTTAAGTTGTGGTCTGACACACACTGCTGTCGTTCCTCTGGATTTAGTGAAATGCCGAATGCAGGTGGATCCCCAGAAGTACAAGGGCATATTTAATGGATTCTCAGTTACACTGAAAGAGGATGGTGTTCGTGGTTTGGCTAAAGGATGGGCTCCAACTTTCATTGGCTACTCTATGCAGGGGCTCTGCAAGTTTGGTTTTTATGAAGTTTTCAAAGTCTTGTATAGCAACATGCTTGGGGAGGAGAATGCCTATCTCTGGCGCACATCACTATATTTGGCTTCTTCTGCCAGTGCTGAATTCTTTGCTGACATTGCCCTGGCTCCTATGGAAGCTGCTAAGGTTCGAATTCAAACCCAGCCAGGTTATGCCAACACTTTGAGGGATGCAGCTCCCAAAATGTATAAGGAAGAAGGCTTAAAAGCATTCTACAAGGGCGTTGCTCCTCTCTGGATGAGACAGATACCATACACCATGATGAAATTTGCCTGCTTTGAACGTACTGTTGAAGCATTGTACAAGTTTGTGGTTCCCAAGCCCCGAAGTGAATGTACAAAGGCAGAGCAACTGGTTGTAACATTTGTGGCAGGTTACATAGCTGGAGTGTTCTGTGCAATTGTTTCTCACCCTGCTGATTCTGTGGTATCTGTGTTGAATAAGGAGAAAGGTAGCAGTGCTTCTCAAGTCCTTCAGAGACTTGGATTTAAAGGTGTATGGAAGGGACTCTTTGCCCGTATCATCATGATTGGCACTCTGACTGCACTACAGTGGTTCATCTATGACTCTGTGAAGGTCTACTTCAGGCTCCCTCGCCCTCCTCCACCTGAAATGCCAGAGTCTCTGAAGAAGAAGCTTGGGTTAACTCAGTAG